Proteins encoded within one genomic window of Manis pentadactyla isolate mManPen7 chromosome 4, mManPen7.hap1, whole genome shotgun sequence:
- the STAT3 gene encoding signal transducer and activator of transcription 3 isoform X2, which produces MAQWNQLQQLDTRYLEQLHQLYSDSFPMELRQFLAPWIESQDWAYAASKESHATLVFHNLLGEIDQQYSRFLQESNVLYQHNLRRIKQFLQSRYLEKPMEIARIVARCLWEESRLLQTAATAAQQGGQANHPTAAVVTEKQQMLEQHLQDVRKRVQDLEQKMKVVENLQDDFDFNYKTLKSQGDMQDLNGNNQSVTRQKMQQLEQMLTALDQMRRSIVSELAGLLSAMEYVQKTLTDEELADWKRRQQIACIGGPPNICLDRLENWITSLAESQLQTRQQIKKLEELQQKVSYKGDPIVQHRPMLEERIVELFRNLMKSAFVVERQPCMPMHPDRPLVIKTGVQFTTKVRLLVKFPELNYQLKIKVCIDKDSGDVAALRGSRKFNILGTNTKVMNMEESNNGSLSAEFKHLTLREQRCGNGGRANCDASLIVTEELHLITFETEVYHQGLKIDLETHSLPVVVISNICQMPNAWASILWYNMLTNNPKNVNFFTKPPIGTWDQVAEVLSWQFSSTTKRGLSIEQLTTLAEKLLGPGVNYSGCQITWAKFCKENMAGKGFSFWVWLDNIIDLVKKYILALWNEGYIMGFISKERERAILSTKPPGTFLLRFSESSKEGGVTFTWVEKDISGKTQIQSVEPYTKQQLNNMSFAEIIMGYKIMDATNILVSPLVYLYPDIPKEEAFGKYCRPESQEHPEADPGAAPYLKTKFICVTPTTCSNTIDLPMSPRTLDSLMQFGNNGEGAEPSAGGQFESLTFDMELTSECATSPM; this is translated from the exons ATGGCCCAGTGGAATCAGCTACAGCAGCTCGACACTCGGTACCTGGAGCAGCTACATCAGCTGTACAGTGACAGCTTCCCGATGGAGCTACGGCAGTTTCTGGCCCCTTGGATTGAAAGTCAAGACTG GGCATATGCAGCCAGCAAAGAATCACATGCCACTTTGGTGTTCCATAATCTCTTGGGTGAGATTGACCAGCAGTACAGCCGCTTCCTGCAAGAGTCAAATGTTCTCTATCAGCACAATCTGCGAAGAATCAAGCAGTTCCTTCAG AGCAGATACCTTGAGAAGCCGATGGAGATCGCCCGAATTGTGGCCCGGTGCCTGTGGGAAGAGTCCCGCCTCCTCCAGACGGCAGCCACAGCTGCCCAG CAAGGGGGCCAGGCCAACCACCCCACAGCTGCCGTGGTGACAGAGAAGCAGCAAATGCTGGAGCAGCACCTGCAGGATGTCCGGAAGCGAGTACAG GATCTAGAACAGAAAATGAAAGTGGTAGAGAATCTCCAAGATGACTTTGATTTCAACTATAAAACCCTCAAGAGTCAAGGAG ACATGCAAGATCTGAATGGAAACAACCAGTCGGTGACCAGGCAGAAGATGCAGCAGCTGGAACAGATGCTCACTGCGCTGGACCAGATGCGGCGA AGCATCGTGAGTGAGCTGGCGGGACTTTTGTCAGCTATGGAGTATGTGCAGAAAACCCTCACGGATGAAGAGCTGGCTGACTGGAAGAGACGGCAACAGATTGCTTGCATTGGAGGCCCTCCCAACATCTGTCTAGATCGTCTAGAAAACTG GATAACCTCATTAGCAGAATCTCAACTTCAGACCCGCCAACAAATTAAGAAACTGGAGGAGTTGCAGCAAAAAGTTTCCTACAAAGGGGACCCCATAGTACAGCACCGGCCAATGCTGGAGGAGAGAATCGTGGAGCTGTTTAGAAACTTAATGAAAAG TGCCTTTGTGGTTGAGCGGCAGCCTTGTATGCCCATGCATCCCGACCGGCCACTCGTCATCAAGACCGGTGTCCAGTTTACTACGAAAGTCAG ATTGCTGGTCAAATTCCCTGAGTTAAATTACCAGCTTAAAATTAAAGTGTGCATTGACAA AGACTCCGGGGACGTTGCAGCTCTCAGGGG ATCCCGGAAATTTAACATTCTGGGCACAAACACGAAAGTGATGAACATGGAAGAGTCCAACAACGGCAGCCTCTCTGCAGAATTCAAACACTTG ACTCTGAGAGAGCAAAGATGTGGTAACGGGGGCCGAGCCAATTGTGAT GCCTCCCTGATTGTGACCGAGGAGCTGCACCTGATCACCTTTGAGACTGAGGTGTATCACCAAGGCCTCAAGATTGACCTGGAG ACTCACTCCTTGCCAGTTGTGGTGATCTCCAACATCTGTCAGATGCCAAATGCCTGGGCATCCATACTGTGGTATAACATGCTGACCAACAACCCGAAG AACGTGAACTTTTTCACCAAGCCCCCAATTGGAACTTGGGATCAAGTGGCTGAGGTGCTGAGCTGGCAGTTCTCCTCCACCACAAAGCGAGGGCTGAGCATCGAGCAGTTGACTACGCTGGCAGAGAAACTCTTGG gaccTGGTGTGAACTATTCAGGATGTCAGATCACCTGGGCTAAATTTTGCAAA gaaaACATGGCTGGCAAGGGCTTCTCCTTCTGGGTCTGGCTGGACAATATCATTGACCTTGTGAAAAAGTACATCCTGGCCCTTTGGAATGAAGG ATACATCATGGGCTTTATCAGTAAGGAGCGGGAACGGGCCATATTGAGCACCAAGCCCCCAGGCACCTTCCTGCTAAGATTCAGTGAAAGCAGCAAAGAAGGAGGCGTCACCTTCACCTGGGTAGAGAAGGACATCAGCG GCAAGACCCAGATCCAGTCGGTGGAACCATATACGAAGCAGCAGCTGAACAACATGTCGTTTGCTGAAATCATCATGGGCTATAAAATCATGGATGCTACCAATATTCTCGTGTCTCCGCTGGTCTACCTCTACCCTGACATTCCTAAGGAGGaggcatttggaaaatattgtcGGCCAGAGAGCCAGGAGCATCCTGAAGCTGACCCAG GTGCTGCCCCGTACCTGAAGACCAAGTTTATCTGTGTGACGCC AACGACCTGCAGCAATACCATTGACCTGCCGATGTCCCCCCGCACTTTAGATTCATTGATGCAGTTTGGAAATAATGGTGAAGGTGCTGAACCCTCAGCTGGAGGGCAGTTTG AGTCCCTCACGTTCGACATGGAGTTGACCTCAGAGTGCGCGACCTCCCCGATGTGA
- the STAT3 gene encoding signal transducer and activator of transcription 3 isoform X1 — MAQWNQLQQLDTRYLEQLHQLYSDSFPMELRQFLAPWIESQDWAYAASKESHATLVFHNLLGEIDQQYSRFLQESNVLYQHNLRRIKQFLQSRYLEKPMEIARIVARCLWEESRLLQTAATAAQQGGQANHPTAAVVTEKQQMLEQHLQDVRKRVQDLEQKMKVVENLQDDFDFNYKTLKSQGDMQDLNGNNQSVTRQKMQQLEQMLTALDQMRRSIVSELAGLLSAMEYVQKTLTDEELADWKRRQQIACIGGPPNICLDRLENWITSLAESQLQTRQQIKKLEELQQKVSYKGDPIVQHRPMLEERIVELFRNLMKSAFVVERQPCMPMHPDRPLVIKTGVQFTTKVRLLVKFPELNYQLKIKVCIDKDSGDVAALRGSRKFNILGTNTKVMNMEESNNGSLSAEFKHLTLREQRCGNGGRANCDASLIVTEELHLITFETEVYHQGLKIDLETHSLPVVVISNICQMPNAWASILWYNMLTNNPKNVNFFTKPPIGTWDQVAEVLSWQFSSTTKRGLSIEQLTTLAEKLLGPGVNYSGCQITWAKFCKENMAGKGFSFWVWLDNIIDLVKKYILALWNEGYIMGFISKERERAILSTKPPGTFLLRFSESSKEGGVTFTWVEKDISGKTQIQSVEPYTKQQLNNMSFAEIIMGYKIMDATNILVSPLVYLYPDIPKEEAFGKYCRPESQEHPEADPGSAAPYLKTKFICVTPTTCSNTIDLPMSPRTLDSLMQFGNNGEGAEPSAGGQFESLTFDMELTSECATSPM, encoded by the exons ATGGCCCAGTGGAATCAGCTACAGCAGCTCGACACTCGGTACCTGGAGCAGCTACATCAGCTGTACAGTGACAGCTTCCCGATGGAGCTACGGCAGTTTCTGGCCCCTTGGATTGAAAGTCAAGACTG GGCATATGCAGCCAGCAAAGAATCACATGCCACTTTGGTGTTCCATAATCTCTTGGGTGAGATTGACCAGCAGTACAGCCGCTTCCTGCAAGAGTCAAATGTTCTCTATCAGCACAATCTGCGAAGAATCAAGCAGTTCCTTCAG AGCAGATACCTTGAGAAGCCGATGGAGATCGCCCGAATTGTGGCCCGGTGCCTGTGGGAAGAGTCCCGCCTCCTCCAGACGGCAGCCACAGCTGCCCAG CAAGGGGGCCAGGCCAACCACCCCACAGCTGCCGTGGTGACAGAGAAGCAGCAAATGCTGGAGCAGCACCTGCAGGATGTCCGGAAGCGAGTACAG GATCTAGAACAGAAAATGAAAGTGGTAGAGAATCTCCAAGATGACTTTGATTTCAACTATAAAACCCTCAAGAGTCAAGGAG ACATGCAAGATCTGAATGGAAACAACCAGTCGGTGACCAGGCAGAAGATGCAGCAGCTGGAACAGATGCTCACTGCGCTGGACCAGATGCGGCGA AGCATCGTGAGTGAGCTGGCGGGACTTTTGTCAGCTATGGAGTATGTGCAGAAAACCCTCACGGATGAAGAGCTGGCTGACTGGAAGAGACGGCAACAGATTGCTTGCATTGGAGGCCCTCCCAACATCTGTCTAGATCGTCTAGAAAACTG GATAACCTCATTAGCAGAATCTCAACTTCAGACCCGCCAACAAATTAAGAAACTGGAGGAGTTGCAGCAAAAAGTTTCCTACAAAGGGGACCCCATAGTACAGCACCGGCCAATGCTGGAGGAGAGAATCGTGGAGCTGTTTAGAAACTTAATGAAAAG TGCCTTTGTGGTTGAGCGGCAGCCTTGTATGCCCATGCATCCCGACCGGCCACTCGTCATCAAGACCGGTGTCCAGTTTACTACGAAAGTCAG ATTGCTGGTCAAATTCCCTGAGTTAAATTACCAGCTTAAAATTAAAGTGTGCATTGACAA AGACTCCGGGGACGTTGCAGCTCTCAGGGG ATCCCGGAAATTTAACATTCTGGGCACAAACACGAAAGTGATGAACATGGAAGAGTCCAACAACGGCAGCCTCTCTGCAGAATTCAAACACTTG ACTCTGAGAGAGCAAAGATGTGGTAACGGGGGCCGAGCCAATTGTGAT GCCTCCCTGATTGTGACCGAGGAGCTGCACCTGATCACCTTTGAGACTGAGGTGTATCACCAAGGCCTCAAGATTGACCTGGAG ACTCACTCCTTGCCAGTTGTGGTGATCTCCAACATCTGTCAGATGCCAAATGCCTGGGCATCCATACTGTGGTATAACATGCTGACCAACAACCCGAAG AACGTGAACTTTTTCACCAAGCCCCCAATTGGAACTTGGGATCAAGTGGCTGAGGTGCTGAGCTGGCAGTTCTCCTCCACCACAAAGCGAGGGCTGAGCATCGAGCAGTTGACTACGCTGGCAGAGAAACTCTTGG gaccTGGTGTGAACTATTCAGGATGTCAGATCACCTGGGCTAAATTTTGCAAA gaaaACATGGCTGGCAAGGGCTTCTCCTTCTGGGTCTGGCTGGACAATATCATTGACCTTGTGAAAAAGTACATCCTGGCCCTTTGGAATGAAGG ATACATCATGGGCTTTATCAGTAAGGAGCGGGAACGGGCCATATTGAGCACCAAGCCCCCAGGCACCTTCCTGCTAAGATTCAGTGAAAGCAGCAAAGAAGGAGGCGTCACCTTCACCTGGGTAGAGAAGGACATCAGCG GCAAGACCCAGATCCAGTCGGTGGAACCATATACGAAGCAGCAGCTGAACAACATGTCGTTTGCTGAAATCATCATGGGCTATAAAATCATGGATGCTACCAATATTCTCGTGTCTCCGCTGGTCTACCTCTACCCTGACATTCCTAAGGAGGaggcatttggaaaatattgtcGGCCAGAGAGCCAGGAGCATCCTGAAGCTGACCCAGGTA GTGCTGCCCCGTACCTGAAGACCAAGTTTATCTGTGTGACGCC AACGACCTGCAGCAATACCATTGACCTGCCGATGTCCCCCCGCACTTTAGATTCATTGATGCAGTTTGGAAATAATGGTGAAGGTGCTGAACCCTCAGCTGGAGGGCAGTTTG AGTCCCTCACGTTCGACATGGAGTTGACCTCAGAGTGCGCGACCTCCCCGATGTGA
- the STAT3 gene encoding signal transducer and activator of transcription 3 isoform X4 — MAQWNQLQQLDTRYLEQLHQLYSDSFPMELRQFLAPWIESQDWAYAASKESHATLVFHNLLGEIDQQYSRFLQESNVLYQHNLRRIKQFLQSRYLEKPMEIARIVARCLWEESRLLQTAATAAQQGGQANHPTAAVVTEKQQMLEQHLQDVRKRVQDLEQKMKVVENLQDDFDFNYKTLKSQGDMQDLNGNNQSVTRQKMQQLEQMLTALDQMRRSIVSELAGLLSAMEYVQKTLTDEELADWKRRQQIACIGGPPNICLDRLENWITSLAESQLQTRQQIKKLEELQQKVSYKGDPIVQHRPMLEERIVELFRNLMKSAFVVERQPCMPMHPDRPLVIKTGVQFTTKVRLLVKFPELNYQLKIKVCIDKDSGDVAALRGSRKFNILGTNTKVMNMEESNNGSLSAEFKHLTLREQRCGNGGRANCDASLIVTEELHLITFETEVYHQGLKIDLETHSLPVVVISNICQMPNAWASILWYNMLTNNPKNVNFFTKPPIGTWDQVAEVLSWQFSSTTKRGLSIEQLTTLAEKLLGPGVNYSGCQITWAKFCKENMAGKGFSFWVWLDNIIDLVKKYILALWNEGYIMGFISKERERAILSTKPPGTFLLRFSESSKEGGVTFTWVEKDISGKTQIQSVEPYTKQQLNNMSFAEIIMGYKIMDATNILVSPLVYLYPDIPKEEAFGKYCRPESQEHPEADPGAAPYLKTKFICVTPFIDAVWK; from the exons ATGGCCCAGTGGAATCAGCTACAGCAGCTCGACACTCGGTACCTGGAGCAGCTACATCAGCTGTACAGTGACAGCTTCCCGATGGAGCTACGGCAGTTTCTGGCCCCTTGGATTGAAAGTCAAGACTG GGCATATGCAGCCAGCAAAGAATCACATGCCACTTTGGTGTTCCATAATCTCTTGGGTGAGATTGACCAGCAGTACAGCCGCTTCCTGCAAGAGTCAAATGTTCTCTATCAGCACAATCTGCGAAGAATCAAGCAGTTCCTTCAG AGCAGATACCTTGAGAAGCCGATGGAGATCGCCCGAATTGTGGCCCGGTGCCTGTGGGAAGAGTCCCGCCTCCTCCAGACGGCAGCCACAGCTGCCCAG CAAGGGGGCCAGGCCAACCACCCCACAGCTGCCGTGGTGACAGAGAAGCAGCAAATGCTGGAGCAGCACCTGCAGGATGTCCGGAAGCGAGTACAG GATCTAGAACAGAAAATGAAAGTGGTAGAGAATCTCCAAGATGACTTTGATTTCAACTATAAAACCCTCAAGAGTCAAGGAG ACATGCAAGATCTGAATGGAAACAACCAGTCGGTGACCAGGCAGAAGATGCAGCAGCTGGAACAGATGCTCACTGCGCTGGACCAGATGCGGCGA AGCATCGTGAGTGAGCTGGCGGGACTTTTGTCAGCTATGGAGTATGTGCAGAAAACCCTCACGGATGAAGAGCTGGCTGACTGGAAGAGACGGCAACAGATTGCTTGCATTGGAGGCCCTCCCAACATCTGTCTAGATCGTCTAGAAAACTG GATAACCTCATTAGCAGAATCTCAACTTCAGACCCGCCAACAAATTAAGAAACTGGAGGAGTTGCAGCAAAAAGTTTCCTACAAAGGGGACCCCATAGTACAGCACCGGCCAATGCTGGAGGAGAGAATCGTGGAGCTGTTTAGAAACTTAATGAAAAG TGCCTTTGTGGTTGAGCGGCAGCCTTGTATGCCCATGCATCCCGACCGGCCACTCGTCATCAAGACCGGTGTCCAGTTTACTACGAAAGTCAG ATTGCTGGTCAAATTCCCTGAGTTAAATTACCAGCTTAAAATTAAAGTGTGCATTGACAA AGACTCCGGGGACGTTGCAGCTCTCAGGGG ATCCCGGAAATTTAACATTCTGGGCACAAACACGAAAGTGATGAACATGGAAGAGTCCAACAACGGCAGCCTCTCTGCAGAATTCAAACACTTG ACTCTGAGAGAGCAAAGATGTGGTAACGGGGGCCGAGCCAATTGTGAT GCCTCCCTGATTGTGACCGAGGAGCTGCACCTGATCACCTTTGAGACTGAGGTGTATCACCAAGGCCTCAAGATTGACCTGGAG ACTCACTCCTTGCCAGTTGTGGTGATCTCCAACATCTGTCAGATGCCAAATGCCTGGGCATCCATACTGTGGTATAACATGCTGACCAACAACCCGAAG AACGTGAACTTTTTCACCAAGCCCCCAATTGGAACTTGGGATCAAGTGGCTGAGGTGCTGAGCTGGCAGTTCTCCTCCACCACAAAGCGAGGGCTGAGCATCGAGCAGTTGACTACGCTGGCAGAGAAACTCTTGG gaccTGGTGTGAACTATTCAGGATGTCAGATCACCTGGGCTAAATTTTGCAAA gaaaACATGGCTGGCAAGGGCTTCTCCTTCTGGGTCTGGCTGGACAATATCATTGACCTTGTGAAAAAGTACATCCTGGCCCTTTGGAATGAAGG ATACATCATGGGCTTTATCAGTAAGGAGCGGGAACGGGCCATATTGAGCACCAAGCCCCCAGGCACCTTCCTGCTAAGATTCAGTGAAAGCAGCAAAGAAGGAGGCGTCACCTTCACCTGGGTAGAGAAGGACATCAGCG GCAAGACCCAGATCCAGTCGGTGGAACCATATACGAAGCAGCAGCTGAACAACATGTCGTTTGCTGAAATCATCATGGGCTATAAAATCATGGATGCTACCAATATTCTCGTGTCTCCGCTGGTCTACCTCTACCCTGACATTCCTAAGGAGGaggcatttggaaaatattgtcGGCCAGAGAGCCAGGAGCATCCTGAAGCTGACCCAG GTGCTGCCCCGTACCTGAAGACCAAGTTTATCTGTGTGACGCC ATTCATTGATGCAGTTTGGAAATAA
- the STAT3 gene encoding signal transducer and activator of transcription 3 isoform X3 yields the protein MAQWNQLQQLDTRYLEQLHQLYSDSFPMELRQFLAPWIESQDWAYAASKESHATLVFHNLLGEIDQQYSRFLQESNVLYQHNLRRIKQFLQSRYLEKPMEIARIVARCLWEESRLLQTAATAAQQGGQANHPTAAVVTEKQQMLEQHLQDVRKRVQDLEQKMKVVENLQDDFDFNYKTLKSQGDMQDLNGNNQSVTRQKMQQLEQMLTALDQMRRSIVSELAGLLSAMEYVQKTLTDEELADWKRRQQIACIGGPPNICLDRLENWITSLAESQLQTRQQIKKLEELQQKVSYKGDPIVQHRPMLEERIVELFRNLMKSAFVVERQPCMPMHPDRPLVIKTGVQFTTKVRLLVKFPELNYQLKIKVCIDKDSGDVAALRGSRKFNILGTNTKVMNMEESNNGSLSAEFKHLTLREQRCGNGGRANCDASLIVTEELHLITFETEVYHQGLKIDLETHSLPVVVISNICQMPNAWASILWYNMLTNNPKNVNFFTKPPIGTWDQVAEVLSWQFSSTTKRGLSIEQLTTLAEKLLGPGVNYSGCQITWAKFCKENMAGKGFSFWVWLDNIIDLVKKYILALWNEGYIMGFISKERERAILSTKPPGTFLLRFSESSKEGGVTFTWVEKDISGKTQIQSVEPYTKQQLNNMSFAEIIMGYKIMDATNILVSPLVYLYPDIPKEEAFGKYCRPESQEHPEADPGSAAPYLKTKFICVTPFIDAVWK from the exons ATGGCCCAGTGGAATCAGCTACAGCAGCTCGACACTCGGTACCTGGAGCAGCTACATCAGCTGTACAGTGACAGCTTCCCGATGGAGCTACGGCAGTTTCTGGCCCCTTGGATTGAAAGTCAAGACTG GGCATATGCAGCCAGCAAAGAATCACATGCCACTTTGGTGTTCCATAATCTCTTGGGTGAGATTGACCAGCAGTACAGCCGCTTCCTGCAAGAGTCAAATGTTCTCTATCAGCACAATCTGCGAAGAATCAAGCAGTTCCTTCAG AGCAGATACCTTGAGAAGCCGATGGAGATCGCCCGAATTGTGGCCCGGTGCCTGTGGGAAGAGTCCCGCCTCCTCCAGACGGCAGCCACAGCTGCCCAG CAAGGGGGCCAGGCCAACCACCCCACAGCTGCCGTGGTGACAGAGAAGCAGCAAATGCTGGAGCAGCACCTGCAGGATGTCCGGAAGCGAGTACAG GATCTAGAACAGAAAATGAAAGTGGTAGAGAATCTCCAAGATGACTTTGATTTCAACTATAAAACCCTCAAGAGTCAAGGAG ACATGCAAGATCTGAATGGAAACAACCAGTCGGTGACCAGGCAGAAGATGCAGCAGCTGGAACAGATGCTCACTGCGCTGGACCAGATGCGGCGA AGCATCGTGAGTGAGCTGGCGGGACTTTTGTCAGCTATGGAGTATGTGCAGAAAACCCTCACGGATGAAGAGCTGGCTGACTGGAAGAGACGGCAACAGATTGCTTGCATTGGAGGCCCTCCCAACATCTGTCTAGATCGTCTAGAAAACTG GATAACCTCATTAGCAGAATCTCAACTTCAGACCCGCCAACAAATTAAGAAACTGGAGGAGTTGCAGCAAAAAGTTTCCTACAAAGGGGACCCCATAGTACAGCACCGGCCAATGCTGGAGGAGAGAATCGTGGAGCTGTTTAGAAACTTAATGAAAAG TGCCTTTGTGGTTGAGCGGCAGCCTTGTATGCCCATGCATCCCGACCGGCCACTCGTCATCAAGACCGGTGTCCAGTTTACTACGAAAGTCAG ATTGCTGGTCAAATTCCCTGAGTTAAATTACCAGCTTAAAATTAAAGTGTGCATTGACAA AGACTCCGGGGACGTTGCAGCTCTCAGGGG ATCCCGGAAATTTAACATTCTGGGCACAAACACGAAAGTGATGAACATGGAAGAGTCCAACAACGGCAGCCTCTCTGCAGAATTCAAACACTTG ACTCTGAGAGAGCAAAGATGTGGTAACGGGGGCCGAGCCAATTGTGAT GCCTCCCTGATTGTGACCGAGGAGCTGCACCTGATCACCTTTGAGACTGAGGTGTATCACCAAGGCCTCAAGATTGACCTGGAG ACTCACTCCTTGCCAGTTGTGGTGATCTCCAACATCTGTCAGATGCCAAATGCCTGGGCATCCATACTGTGGTATAACATGCTGACCAACAACCCGAAG AACGTGAACTTTTTCACCAAGCCCCCAATTGGAACTTGGGATCAAGTGGCTGAGGTGCTGAGCTGGCAGTTCTCCTCCACCACAAAGCGAGGGCTGAGCATCGAGCAGTTGACTACGCTGGCAGAGAAACTCTTGG gaccTGGTGTGAACTATTCAGGATGTCAGATCACCTGGGCTAAATTTTGCAAA gaaaACATGGCTGGCAAGGGCTTCTCCTTCTGGGTCTGGCTGGACAATATCATTGACCTTGTGAAAAAGTACATCCTGGCCCTTTGGAATGAAGG ATACATCATGGGCTTTATCAGTAAGGAGCGGGAACGGGCCATATTGAGCACCAAGCCCCCAGGCACCTTCCTGCTAAGATTCAGTGAAAGCAGCAAAGAAGGAGGCGTCACCTTCACCTGGGTAGAGAAGGACATCAGCG GCAAGACCCAGATCCAGTCGGTGGAACCATATACGAAGCAGCAGCTGAACAACATGTCGTTTGCTGAAATCATCATGGGCTATAAAATCATGGATGCTACCAATATTCTCGTGTCTCCGCTGGTCTACCTCTACCCTGACATTCCTAAGGAGGaggcatttggaaaatattgtcGGCCAGAGAGCCAGGAGCATCCTGAAGCTGACCCAGGTA GTGCTGCCCCGTACCTGAAGACCAAGTTTATCTGTGTGACGCC ATTCATTGATGCAGTTTGGAAATAA